The following coding sequences lie in one Microbacterium sp. XT11 genomic window:
- a CDS encoding carbohydrate ABC transporter permease: MTATNFFRWIGMLPPVLQAVAVVIAFAVVVAVILLLVDIAPRKGTPYTFIRLAMCLLIPLAVMWFFNSYYWAMGVAVLVGALFFFLDYRSRDGAGYLIQLVAFMAPAMLLLLVGLVLPSVQTMYSSFWNSSGKEFVGLANYTWIFTQSDGITSVINSIIWVLIVPTVSTLVGLAYAVFIDRTRGEKIYKVLVFMPMAISFVGAGIIWRFMYEYRGPEFKQIGLLNQILVWFGGTPQQWLLNGPWNNLFLIVVLIWVQTGFAMVVLSASIKGVPAELLEAAELDGANAWERFWSVTVPSIRPALIVVLTTISIASLKVFDIVRTMTAGNYGTSVLANEMYTQFSKFEAGRSAALSVILFILVLPIVIYNARQIKKQREVR, encoded by the coding sequence GTGACCGCGACAAACTTCTTCCGATGGATCGGCATGCTCCCGCCGGTCCTGCAGGCCGTCGCCGTCGTCATCGCATTCGCGGTGGTGGTGGCCGTCATCCTGCTCCTCGTGGACATCGCTCCACGCAAGGGGACGCCGTACACGTTCATCCGGCTCGCGATGTGCCTGCTCATCCCGCTCGCCGTGATGTGGTTCTTCAACTCCTACTACTGGGCGATGGGAGTGGCCGTCCTCGTGGGCGCGCTGTTCTTCTTCCTCGACTACCGCTCCCGCGACGGCGCCGGCTACCTCATCCAGCTGGTCGCGTTCATGGCACCGGCCATGCTGCTGCTGCTCGTCGGACTCGTCCTGCCGTCGGTCCAGACCATGTACTCGTCGTTCTGGAACTCCTCCGGCAAGGAGTTCGTGGGGCTGGCGAACTACACGTGGATCTTCACCCAGTCTGACGGCATCACCTCGGTGATCAACTCGATCATCTGGGTGCTCATCGTGCCGACTGTGTCCACGCTCGTCGGCCTCGCCTACGCCGTGTTCATCGACCGCACCCGCGGCGAGAAGATCTACAAGGTCCTCGTGTTCATGCCGATGGCGATCTCGTTCGTCGGCGCCGGCATCATCTGGCGGTTCATGTACGAGTACCGCGGCCCGGAGTTCAAGCAGATCGGTCTGCTCAACCAGATCCTCGTCTGGTTCGGCGGGACGCCGCAGCAGTGGCTCCTCAACGGGCCGTGGAACAACCTGTTCCTCATCGTCGTGCTCATCTGGGTGCAGACCGGTTTCGCGATGGTGGTGCTCTCGGCATCCATCAAGGGCGTGCCGGCCGAGCTGCTGGAGGCCGCCGAGCTCGACGGCGCCAACGCGTGGGAGCGCTTCTGGTCGGTGACGGTGCCGTCGATCCGGCCCGCGCTGATCGTCGTGCTCACGACCATCTCCATCGCCTCGCTGAAGGTCTTCGACATCGTTCGCACGATGACGGCCGGAAACTACGGCACGTCGGTGCTGGCGAACGAGATGTACACGCAGTTCTCGAAGTTCGAGGCCGGGCGCAGCGCTGCGCTGTCGGTCATCCTGTTCATCCTGGTGCTGCCGATCGTGATCTACAACGCGCGCCAGATCAAGAAGCAGCGGGAGGTGCGATGA
- a CDS encoding YqaJ viral recombinase family protein gives MTPELQARIVADSRDRVAWMRARSRGITATDVAGLTSAASIARAADAKLGGGPRFGGNAYTEHGRRREPEIAAWVAATHGIMPSSALFRAEVEHRHLATPDGIAVDAGGRISLAEIKTTNKPFRGIPRPYLRQVWWQQHVLGAERTLFVWEEHVDFAPVHDEPRCVWIDRDEREIAKLVSLATDLIDELYRRTTGKPVPGRVTDAVASRREQLRERDAFRALALAD, from the coding sequence GTGACCCCGGAACTGCAAGCGCGAATCGTCGCGGACTCCCGCGATAGGGTCGCGTGGATGCGGGCGCGCTCGCGCGGGATCACCGCCACCGACGTCGCCGGACTCACCAGCGCTGCGTCGATCGCTCGCGCGGCAGACGCCAAGCTCGGCGGCGGACCGCGGTTCGGCGGGAACGCGTACACCGAGCACGGGCGCCGGCGCGAACCGGAGATCGCCGCCTGGGTCGCCGCAACTCACGGGATCATGCCGTCGTCCGCGCTGTTCCGGGCCGAGGTCGAGCACCGTCATCTCGCCACCCCCGACGGCATCGCGGTCGACGCCGGCGGACGCATCAGCCTCGCCGAGATCAAGACGACGAACAAGCCGTTCCGCGGCATCCCCCGCCCGTACCTGCGGCAGGTGTGGTGGCAGCAGCACGTGCTCGGCGCCGAACGCACCCTGTTCGTCTGGGAGGAGCACGTCGACTTCGCTCCCGTGCACGACGAGCCCCGGTGCGTGTGGATCGACCGCGACGAGCGCGAGATCGCCAAGCTGGTGTCTCTGGCCACCGACCTCATCGACGAGCTGTACCGCCGCACGACCGGCAAGCCCGTGCCCGGTCGGGTGACGGATGCCGTGGCCAGCCGCCGCGAGCAGCTCCGCGAGCGCGACGCCTTCCGCGCGCTGGCCCTCGCCGACTGA
- a CDS encoding multidrug effflux MFS transporter has translation MPTTPQPERTATGSIRVPSATGAIRTLGSNPATAPIVLHPGDSLSNARRILYIVLLGALTALGPFTIDLYLPAFPVLEQDFETTAAAIQLTLTGTMIGFALGQLVVGPLSDKVGRRLPLIAVTALHVLASAAAAFAPNLPLLGGARVFMGIGAAAGGVVAMAIVRDLFGGKRLVVMLSRLALVSGVAPVAAPLIGSWLLTLMPWRGIFVVLAVYGVVMLVSTVAFVPETLPVARRQEKGGSTALQRYRSVFSDRVFIGVLIIGGMTFSGLFSYLSASPFLFQQTHGLDAQQYGLLFAVNSLGVVAGVQTASRLAARFGPQWVMAWSTAVLLLSGTAIIVTDQLGLGLWGTMIPLFVFMTACGFTFPNVQVLALDRHGKAAGTAASVIGATNFGVAGVISPIVGWLSKSAGTTATTMASVMVGCAVVAVLSLWLIVRPRTVGMLAP, from the coding sequence ATCCCGACCACCCCGCAGCCGGAACGCACCGCGACAGGCAGCATCCGCGTGCCCTCCGCCACCGGTGCCATCCGCACGCTGGGATCGAACCCGGCGACCGCGCCGATCGTGCTGCATCCGGGGGACTCGCTGTCGAACGCCCGGCGGATCCTCTACATCGTGCTGCTCGGCGCGCTCACCGCGCTCGGACCGTTCACGATCGACCTGTACCTCCCCGCGTTCCCCGTGCTCGAGCAGGACTTCGAGACCACGGCCGCGGCCATCCAGCTGACGCTCACGGGCACGATGATCGGGTTCGCCCTCGGCCAGCTCGTCGTCGGTCCGCTCAGCGACAAGGTCGGGCGTCGACTGCCCCTGATCGCGGTCACGGCCCTGCACGTGCTGGCGAGCGCGGCTGCGGCATTCGCGCCCAACCTGCCGCTGCTCGGCGGAGCGCGCGTGTTCATGGGCATCGGCGCGGCTGCCGGCGGCGTCGTCGCGATGGCCATCGTGCGCGACCTGTTCGGCGGCAAGCGTCTCGTCGTGATGCTCTCACGCCTCGCGCTCGTGTCGGGGGTCGCTCCGGTGGCCGCGCCGCTCATCGGCTCGTGGCTGCTCACCCTCATGCCGTGGCGCGGCATCTTCGTGGTGCTGGCGGTCTACGGCGTCGTCATGCTCGTGTCGACCGTCGCGTTCGTCCCGGAGACGCTGCCCGTGGCGCGACGACAGGAGAAGGGCGGTTCGACGGCCCTGCAGCGGTACCGTTCCGTGTTCAGCGACCGCGTCTTCATCGGTGTCCTCATCATCGGCGGCATGACCTTCTCCGGCCTGTTCTCCTATCTGTCGGCCTCGCCGTTCCTGTTCCAGCAGACCCACGGGCTGGACGCGCAGCAGTACGGACTGCTCTTCGCCGTGAACTCGCTCGGCGTGGTCGCCGGGGTGCAGACCGCGTCCCGCCTGGCGGCGCGCTTCGGCCCGCAGTGGGTGATGGCCTGGTCGACCGCCGTGCTCCTGCTGTCCGGAACGGCGATCATCGTCACGGATCAGCTGGGTCTCGGGCTGTGGGGAACCATGATCCCCCTGTTCGTGTTCATGACCGCGTGCGGCTTCACGTTCCCGAACGTGCAGGTGCTGGCGCTCGACCGACACGGCAAGGCGGCAGGCACCGCGGCATCTGTCATCGGCGCGACGAACTTCGGCGTCGCCGGCGTCATCTCGCCCATCGTCGGCTGGCTCTCGAAGAGCGCCGGCACCACGGCGACCACGATGGCCTCGGTGATGGTGGGGTGCGCAGTGGTGGCGGTCCTCTCGCTCTGGCTCATCGTGCGTCCGCGCACCGTGGGCATGCTCGCGCCGTGA
- the rplJ gene encoding 50S ribosomal protein L10: MAQKDASVAELTKSFENSSAVLLTEYRGLTVAQLKELRNSIRQDAEYAVVKNTLTKIAANKAGITALDDELKGPSAVAFVHGDFVATAKALRDFAKANPLLVIKAGIFEGNALSADEVNKYASLESREVLLAKAAGMMKATMGKAAATIDALREKLETAEAA, encoded by the coding sequence ATGGCGCAGAAGGATGCATCGGTCGCCGAGCTCACGAAGTCATTCGAGAACTCGTCCGCCGTTCTGCTGACCGAGTACCGCGGTCTGACGGTTGCCCAGCTCAAGGAGCTGCGCAACAGCATCCGTCAGGACGCTGAGTACGCCGTGGTGAAGAACACGCTGACCAAGATCGCCGCCAACAAGGCAGGCATCACCGCGCTGGACGACGAGCTCAAGGGTCCGTCGGCCGTCGCGTTCGTGCACGGTGACTTCGTCGCCACCGCCAAGGCTCTGCGTGACTTCGCCAAGGCCAACCCGCTTCTCGTGATCAAGGCCGGCATCTTCGAGGGCAATGCGCTCTCGGCCGACGAGGTCAACAAGTACGCCTCCCTCGAGAGCCGCGAGGTTCTGCTGGCGAAGGCGGCGGGCATGATGAAGGCGACGATGGGCAAGGCTGCCGCGACCATCGACGCGCTTCGCGAAAAGCTGGAGACCGCAGAGGCCGCGTGA
- a CDS encoding signal peptidase I, producing MNTVARSIRIAGRGARELLLTLAALAGAVCIALVVMAYAGGYSLIMFKTGSMSPTIPAGSVALVQRIPASEVAVGDVVTVARPDALPITHRVTSVAAGPVDGARVITMKGDANDVADPAPYTVSEVRIVRASAPGLAHVIVWFGEPWVLGALTVGASLLVVWAFWPREEERRRADAAGGAEGAHPALVTAGPLRRDRRR from the coding sequence ATGAACACCGTCGCACGCAGCATCCGGATCGCCGGGCGCGGCGCGAGAGAGCTTCTGCTCACCCTCGCCGCGCTCGCCGGAGCCGTCTGCATCGCGCTCGTCGTGATGGCGTACGCGGGCGGATACTCGCTGATCATGTTCAAGACCGGGTCCATGTCGCCCACCATTCCGGCCGGATCCGTCGCTCTCGTGCAGCGCATCCCCGCATCGGAGGTGGCGGTCGGCGACGTCGTCACCGTGGCCAGGCCGGATGCGCTTCCCATCACGCACAGGGTGACGTCGGTCGCGGCGGGCCCCGTCGACGGTGCCAGGGTCATCACCATGAAAGGCGACGCGAACGACGTGGCCGATCCTGCCCCGTACACCGTGAGCGAGGTCCGCATCGTCCGGGCGTCGGCTCCCGGGCTCGCGCACGTGATCGTGTGGTTCGGGGAACCGTGGGTGCTCGGCGCTCTCACGGTGGGCGCGTCGCTGCTCGTGGTGTGGGCGTTCTGGCCGCGCGAGGAGGAGCGGCGGCGCGCGGATGCCGCGGGTGGGGCGGAGGGAGCGCATCCCGCGCTCGTCACGGCGGGACCGCTGCGAAGGGACCGGCGCCGATGA
- a CDS encoding GNAT family N-acetyltransferase — MSVIRPYRPSDRPAMYEICLRTADAGKDATGILPDDTLWGDLFAVPYVERHPDLAWVVESEDGRTIGYIVATDDTDAFYAWFRDAWWPAFHERYPRPSELVTREDRMLDYAYTRAPGVEPNAADYPAHLHIDLLPETQGQGLGRRLIETLFAELTRRGVRGLHLGMDPNNAGAAAFYERLGMTRLPSAPGGMSYGVTFG, encoded by the coding sequence GTGTCCGTCATCCGTCCGTACCGCCCGAGCGATCGACCAGCGATGTACGAGATCTGCCTTCGCACGGCTGATGCCGGCAAAGACGCCACGGGCATCCTCCCGGACGACACGCTGTGGGGAGATCTCTTCGCGGTGCCCTACGTCGAGCGGCATCCGGACCTGGCGTGGGTCGTCGAATCGGAGGACGGGAGGACGATCGGCTACATCGTCGCCACGGATGACACCGACGCGTTCTACGCGTGGTTCCGCGACGCGTGGTGGCCGGCGTTCCACGAGCGGTATCCGCGGCCCTCGGAGCTCGTCACGCGCGAGGACCGGATGCTCGACTACGCCTACACGCGGGCGCCGGGTGTCGAGCCGAACGCCGCGGACTATCCCGCGCACCTGCACATCGATCTGCTCCCGGAGACGCAAGGGCAGGGGCTCGGGCGCAGGCTCATCGAGACGCTGTTCGCCGAACTCACCCGCCGGGGCGTGCGCGGTCTGCATCTCGGTATGGATCCGAACAACGCGGGTGCGGCGGCGTTCTACGAGCGGCTAGGCATGACACGTCTCCCATCGGCGCCCGGCGGCATGAGCTACGGTGTGACGTTCGGCTGA
- a CDS encoding ABC transporter substrate-binding protein → MGLSQRSRRLVPLALLGVAGVALAGCGAPGAPSGGGGGGSSDDNTVTIYGTIVDDEAKLLQESWADWAEENDITIKYEGSQDFETQLGTRAQGGNPPDIAIFPQPGLLADFASRDFLKPAPEAVEKNANEYWTEDWVKYGTVDGTFYGAPLMASVKGWIWYSPAKFAEWGVEVPQTLDELTALTATIQSKTGTAPWCAGFESGTATGWPGTDWIEDYVLRQSGTDVYDNWVAGDVKFTDPEIKQAFDSVGELLLNPSYVNAGFGDVRSINSTAFGDVAPKVASGECALTHQASFLSGFFPEGTKIAEDGDVWAFMLPGETAGETTVTGGGEIVGAFSDDEATQKVLEYLSSPEWANSRVSLGGVTSANNGLDPENAKDPILQETIKILQDPDTTFRFDGSDLMPGAVGAGTFWKGMVAWVNGTSTDEVLSQIETGWPSS, encoded by the coding sequence ATGGGTCTGTCACAGCGTTCCCGGCGACTCGTCCCGCTCGCCCTGCTGGGGGTCGCGGGCGTTGCCCTCGCAGGTTGCGGGGCTCCAGGCGCACCGAGCGGAGGTGGTGGCGGCGGCTCCAGCGATGACAACACCGTGACCATCTACGGCACGATCGTCGACGACGAGGCGAAGCTCCTGCAGGAGTCCTGGGCCGACTGGGCCGAGGAGAACGACATCACCATCAAGTACGAGGGCAGCCAGGACTTCGAGACGCAGCTCGGCACCCGCGCACAGGGCGGCAACCCGCCCGACATCGCGATCTTCCCGCAGCCCGGCCTGCTCGCCGACTTCGCGTCGCGCGACTTCCTCAAGCCCGCTCCGGAAGCGGTGGAGAAGAACGCGAACGAGTACTGGACCGAGGACTGGGTGAAGTACGGCACCGTCGACGGCACGTTCTACGGCGCTCCGCTGATGGCGAGCGTCAAGGGCTGGATCTGGTACTCGCCGGCGAAGTTCGCCGAGTGGGGCGTCGAGGTCCCGCAGACGCTCGACGAGCTCACGGCGCTCACCGCCACCATCCAGTCCAAGACCGGCACCGCGCCGTGGTGCGCCGGCTTCGAGTCGGGCACCGCCACCGGATGGCCCGGCACCGACTGGATCGAGGACTACGTGCTGCGTCAGTCGGGCACCGACGTCTACGACAACTGGGTCGCCGGCGACGTGAAGTTCACCGACCCCGAGATCAAGCAGGCGTTCGACTCCGTGGGGGAGCTGCTGCTGAACCCGAGCTACGTCAACGCCGGCTTCGGTGACGTGCGGTCGATCAACTCCACCGCCTTCGGCGACGTCGCGCCCAAGGTCGCCTCCGGCGAGTGCGCACTGACGCACCAGGCCTCGTTCCTCTCCGGCTTCTTCCCCGAGGGTACGAAGATCGCCGAGGACGGCGACGTGTGGGCGTTCATGCTCCCCGGTGAGACCGCCGGCGAGACCACCGTCACCGGCGGTGGCGAGATCGTCGGCGCGTTCAGCGACGACGAGGCGACGCAGAAGGTGCTCGAGTACCTGTCCAGCCCCGAGTGGGCCAACAGCCGCGTCAGCCTCGGCGGCGTGACGAGCGCCAACAACGGCCTCGACCCCGAGAACGCGAAGGACCCGATCCTTCAGGAGACCATCAAGATCCTGCAGGACCCGGACACCACGTTCCGGTTCGACGGCAGCGACCTGATGCCCGGCGCGGTCGGTGCCGGCACCTTCTGGAAGGGCATGGTCGCCTGGGTGAACGGCACCTCGACCGACGAGGTGCTCTCGCAGATCGAGACCGGCTGGCCCTCGAGCTGA
- a CDS encoding phosphatase PAP2 family protein has protein sequence MTRRMLLAWGGGLMAATVLLGAAVVFGFREPPAFDRWWNDLVAQHRIDPMIDAALVFNAVGGGWIAVFAVPLVVILAFLIARRWRSAVFAAVCFAASAGAVQVLKNLLGRARPDDMIVASDFGSFPSGHTANAATIAVVVWVLFPRVWTAVAGVLWVVAMALSRTVLSVHWATDTLGGALAGAAVVFLLAGWLLPWVTARSAVAAAAPEARIG, from the coding sequence ATGACACGACGGATGCTGCTCGCATGGGGCGGCGGACTGATGGCGGCTACCGTGCTCCTCGGCGCCGCCGTCGTCTTCGGATTCCGCGAGCCGCCGGCCTTCGACCGGTGGTGGAACGACCTGGTGGCGCAGCACCGCATCGATCCGATGATCGACGCGGCTCTCGTGTTCAACGCCGTCGGCGGCGGATGGATCGCAGTGTTCGCCGTGCCGCTCGTGGTCATCCTGGCGTTCCTGATCGCTCGACGGTGGCGATCCGCCGTCTTCGCCGCGGTCTGTTTCGCCGCCAGCGCCGGCGCCGTGCAGGTGCTGAAGAACCTTCTCGGGCGCGCGCGTCCCGACGACATGATCGTGGCGAGCGACTTCGGATCGTTCCCATCCGGGCACACCGCCAACGCTGCAACGATCGCCGTGGTGGTGTGGGTGCTGTTCCCGCGCGTGTGGACGGCGGTTGCAGGCGTGCTGTGGGTCGTGGCGATGGCTCTGTCGCGGACGGTCCTGTCGGTGCACTGGGCCACCGACACCCTCGGCGGAGCGCTCGCCGGGGCTGCCGTGGTGTTCCTCCTCGCCGGGTGGCTGCTGCCGTGGGTCACGGCGCGCTCCGCCGTCGCGGCGGCCGCCCCGGAGGCGCGGATAGGCTGA
- a CDS encoding LacI family DNA-binding transcriptional regulator: protein MSTIADVAARAGVSKATASRALSGRGYVSDETRRKVADAAAELAYVAHPSATSLATGRTRTVGVIMPPVDRWFFSELLAGIQEALFALDYELALYGIREGTATRERLFEAVLPQRRFDGIIAVGIQPSARELERLHRSERPLVSIGPYSEGSSAVSIDDAAAARIATEHLIELGHTDIAFIGGSGDTGELRFGDARRVDGYLEALRAAHPPGTPRIADASPTMPGGYDAAVELLGDRRNRPTAIVGVCDEAAIGATIAARRLGIAVPTELSIVGIDDHQHASMFSLTTIRQSPHEQGHEAVRLLRQRIEHPDAPIERVVAASALVVRNSTAPPRAV, encoded by the coding sequence ATGAGCACGATCGCCGACGTCGCAGCACGCGCCGGCGTGTCCAAGGCGACGGCCAGCCGAGCCCTGAGCGGGCGGGGCTACGTCTCGGACGAGACCCGGCGCAAGGTCGCGGATGCCGCGGCAGAGCTCGCCTACGTCGCGCACCCGTCCGCCACGAGCCTCGCGACCGGACGCACGCGCACCGTCGGTGTCATCATGCCCCCGGTCGACCGGTGGTTCTTCTCGGAGCTGCTCGCGGGGATCCAGGAGGCCCTGTTCGCCCTCGACTACGAGCTGGCGCTGTACGGCATCCGCGAGGGCACCGCGACGCGCGAACGCCTCTTCGAAGCGGTGCTCCCCCAGCGGCGGTTCGACGGCATCATCGCGGTCGGCATCCAGCCGAGCGCACGCGAACTCGAGCGGCTGCACCGCTCGGAGCGCCCGCTGGTCAGCATCGGGCCCTACAGCGAGGGCTCGAGCGCCGTGTCGATCGACGACGCCGCGGCGGCGCGCATCGCGACAGAGCACCTCATCGAGCTGGGGCACACCGATATCGCCTTCATCGGCGGGTCGGGGGACACCGGCGAGCTGAGATTCGGAGACGCGCGGCGGGTCGACGGGTACCTGGAGGCGCTCCGAGCCGCGCACCCGCCGGGGACTCCGCGCATCGCCGACGCCTCGCCGACGATGCCGGGCGGCTACGATGCCGCGGTCGAGCTCCTCGGCGACCGGCGCAACCGCCCGACCGCGATCGTCGGCGTGTGCGACGAAGCGGCGATCGGGGCGACGATCGCCGCACGCAGACTGGGCATCGCCGTGCCGACAGAGCTCAGCATCGTCGGAATCGACGACCATCAGCACGCGTCGATGTTCTCCCTGACGACCATCCGCCAGTCGCCGCATGAGCAGGGTCACGAGGCCGTGCGGCTCCTGCGGCAGCGGATCGAGCATCCGGATGCGCCGATCGAGCGCGTGGTGGCGGCATCCGCCCTCGTCGTGCGCAACTCGACAGCGCCCCCGCGCGCGGTGTGA
- a CDS encoding cystathionine gamma-synthase, which yields MSDHAFATRAIHAGQDPDPMTGSIIPPIHQSSTHVQDGVGGLRGGYEYNRSGNPTRSALEVQLAALEGGAKALSFASGLAAEDALLRSILKPGDHVLMGNDVYGGTYRLLTRVLAPWGIETTTVELSDLEAVRGALRPETRIVWVETPSNPLLKIVDITVLAEVAHEAGAVLVVDNTFASPALQQPLSLGADLVVHSTTKYLGGHSDVLGGAVVFADDRFAEQVAFQQFAVGAVSAPLDAWLTTRGIKTLAVRMRQHSENAQAIAEWAAARSEFESVFYPGLATHPGHEIAARQMRGFGGMLSLALAAGPDAARRFAESTSLFLLAESLGGVESLIGYPSEMTHASVRGTALAVPENVVRLSVGIEDAADLIADLDEALARATA from the coding sequence ATGTCCGATCACGCCTTCGCCACCCGAGCCATCCACGCCGGTCAGGACCCCGACCCGATGACGGGCTCGATCATCCCGCCGATCCACCAGTCGTCGACGCACGTGCAGGACGGCGTCGGGGGGCTCCGCGGAGGCTACGAGTACAACCGCTCGGGCAATCCCACGCGTTCCGCCCTCGAGGTGCAGCTCGCGGCGCTGGAGGGAGGAGCGAAGGCCCTCTCGTTCGCGTCGGGTCTCGCCGCTGAGGACGCGCTGCTGCGGAGCATCCTGAAGCCCGGCGACCACGTGCTCATGGGCAACGACGTCTACGGCGGCACCTACCGGCTGCTGACGCGCGTGCTCGCGCCCTGGGGCATCGAGACGACCACCGTCGAGCTGTCGGACCTCGAGGCCGTGCGAGGAGCGCTGCGCCCGGAGACCCGGATCGTCTGGGTCGAGACGCCGAGCAATCCGCTGCTGAAGATCGTCGACATCACGGTTCTCGCCGAGGTCGCGCACGAGGCCGGAGCCGTGCTCGTCGTCGACAACACCTTCGCATCGCCCGCGCTGCAGCAGCCGCTCTCGCTGGGCGCCGACCTCGTGGTGCACTCGACCACCAAATATCTGGGCGGCCACTCCGACGTCCTCGGCGGTGCGGTCGTGTTCGCCGACGACCGCTTCGCGGAGCAGGTGGCCTTTCAGCAGTTCGCCGTCGGTGCCGTGTCGGCTCCGCTGGACGCGTGGCTGACCACTCGCGGCATCAAGACCCTGGCGGTGCGGATGCGGCAGCATTCCGAGAACGCGCAGGCGATCGCCGAGTGGGCCGCGGCGCGGTCCGAGTTCGAGAGCGTGTTCTACCCCGGGCTCGCCACGCACCCCGGTCACGAGATCGCCGCACGGCAGATGCGCGGATTCGGCGGGATGCTGTCGCTCGCGCTCGCCGCAGGGCCGGATGCCGCGCGACGGTTCGCGGAGTCGACCTCCCTCTTCCTGCTGGCGGAGTCGCTCGGGGGAGTGGAGTCGCTCATCGGATACCCGTCCGAGATGACGCACGCCTCGGTGCGCGGGACGGCGCTGGCCGTGCCGGAGAACGTCGTGCGGCTGTCGGTGGGCATCGAGGATGCCGCTGACCTCATCGCCGATCTCGACGAGGCTCTCGCCCGCGCCACGGCCTGA
- the rplL gene encoding 50S ribosomal protein L7/L12 translates to MAKLTTEELLEQFAGLTLIELNDFVKAFEEKFEVTAAAPVAVAGAAGGAGEAAAEEEKDSFDVILEAAGDKKIQVIKAVRELTSLGLGEAKAVVDGAPKAVLEGANKETAEKAKAALEEAGATVTLK, encoded by the coding sequence ATGGCGAAGCTCACCACCGAGGAGCTGCTCGAGCAGTTCGCTGGCCTGACCCTCATCGAGCTCAACGACTTCGTGAAGGCGTTCGAGGAGAAGTTCGAGGTCACCGCTGCTGCCCCCGTCGCCGTCGCAGGTGCCGCCGGCGGCGCCGGCGAGGCCGCTGCCGAGGAGGAGAAGGACTCGTTCGACGTCATCCTCGAGGCTGCCGGCGACAAGAAGATCCAGGTCATCAAGGCTGTCCGCGAGCTCACCTCGCTCGGCCTCGGCGAGGCGAAGGCCGTCGTCGACGGTGCTCCCAAGGCCGTGCTCGAGGGCGCGAACAAGGAGACCGCCGAGAAGGCCAAGGCCGCTCTCGAAGAGGCAGGCGCCACGGTTACCCTCAAGTAA
- a CDS encoding carbohydrate ABC transporter permease has product MSTSTSAAATPATDQSTRAITTGGRFEASAGRARKKLTRPWATIASVVIAFLWTIPTLGLFISSFRPRDQISSSGWWEFFTNPQVTFDNYVQVLQSGTTQLTIVESFVNSIAITIPATLVPLMIASMAAYAFAWIDFKGRNALFIFVFALQIVPIQMALVPLLSSFSRGINLFGLQVTTPLGASQGYAQVWIAHTMFALPLAIYLLHNFMSEIPGEIIEAARVDGASRGQIFFRVVLPLTMPAIASVAIFQFLWVWNDLLVALVFADGPAAPITKLLAEITGTRGNDWYLLTAGAFVSIIIPLIVFFSLQRYFVRGLLAGSTKG; this is encoded by the coding sequence ATGAGCACGTCGACCAGTGCGGCGGCGACGCCGGCGACCGACCAGAGCACGCGGGCCATCACGACCGGCGGACGCTTCGAAGCGTCGGCAGGGCGTGCGCGCAAGAAGCTGACCCGCCCGTGGGCGACCATCGCCTCGGTGGTGATCGCCTTCCTGTGGACCATCCCGACGTTGGGGCTGTTCATCTCGTCGTTCCGGCCGCGCGACCAGATCTCCTCGAGCGGATGGTGGGAGTTCTTCACCAACCCGCAGGTCACGTTCGACAACTACGTGCAGGTGCTGCAGTCGGGCACGACCCAGCTCACGATCGTCGAGTCGTTCGTGAACTCGATCGCCATCACGATCCCCGCGACCCTGGTGCCGCTCATGATCGCCTCGATGGCCGCCTACGCGTTCGCATGGATCGACTTCAAGGGACGCAACGCCCTGTTCATCTTCGTGTTCGCGCTGCAGATCGTGCCCATCCAGATGGCGCTCGTGCCGCTGCTGAGCTCGTTCTCACGCGGGATCAACCTGTTCGGACTCCAGGTGACGACACCGCTCGGCGCCTCGCAGGGGTACGCGCAGGTGTGGATCGCGCACACGATGTTCGCGCTGCCGCTGGCGATCTACCTGCTGCACAACTTCATGTCGGAGATCCCCGGCGAGATCATCGAGGCTGCGCGGGTCGACGGCGCGTCACGCGGGCAGATCTTCTTCCGCGTCGTGCTGCCGCTGACCATGCCGGCGATCGCTTCGGTGGCGATCTTCCAGTTCCTGTGGGTCTGGAACGACCTGCTCGTCGCGCTCGTGTTCGCCGACGGGCCGGCCGCTCCGATCACGAAGCTGTTGGCAGAGATCACCGGAACGAGGGGCAACGACTGGTACCTGCTCACCGCTGGTGCCTTCGTGTCGATCATCATCCCGCTGATCGTCTTCTTCTCGCTGCAGCGCTACTTCGTCCGCGGCCTGCTGGCCGGCTCGACGAAGGGCTGA